The genomic segment TCATTCAAGCGATTATTGATTTGTGTCATGATTTAGGCGGAAAGATTGTGACAGAAGGCGTAGAAGACAAAGAGCAAGTAGAGATGTTGCGGGAAATGAGAGTGGATTATTTTCAAGGATTTTACTATAGTCGTCCTTTACCGATGGAGGAATTAAAAAAGCAGTTTTCGATATAATGCGAGGATAAATAAAAAAATTGGTTGATGTGAGTCTGGTAAGTTACCAAATTCACAACAACCAATTTCGCTTTTATTTGATTAAATTATTGGAAGCGTCTTTCACAACAACATCATGTGCGCCACCTTCTACGATAGAAGTGGAGGAAACGAGTGTTATTTTTGCTTTTTGTTGAAGTTCGGGGATATTTAACGCCCCGCAATTACACATGGTAGAACGAACTTTGCTTAGGCTGATAGCTACATTGTCTTTTAGTGAGCCAGCATAAGGAACGTAAGAATCTACACCTTCTTCAAAGGAAAGTTTTTTGTCGCCACCAAGATCATAACGTTGCCAGTTACGAGCGCGGTTAGCTCCTTCTCCCCAATATTCTTTCATATAAGTGCCGTTTAAATTTACTTTATTTGTTGGACTTTCATCAAAACGAGAGAAGTAACGACCAAGCATAATAAAGTCAGCACCCATTGCAAGAGCTAATGTCATATGATAATCGTAAACAATGCCCCCATCAGAACAAATCGGAATATAAACACCGGTTTCTTCAAAATATTCATCCCGGGCTTTCGCAACATCAATTAAAGCAGTTGCTTGACCACGGCCGATTCCTTTTTGTTCACGAGTAATACAAATTGATCCACCACCAACGCCAACTTTGACGAAATCTGCACCTGCATCAGCAAGGTAACGGAAGCCATCGCGGTCAACTACATTTCCGGCACCAACTTTGACAGAATCGCCGTATTTACCGCGAACATAGTCGAGTGTGCGTTTTTGCCATTCGGAGTAGCCTTCAGAAGAGTCGATACAAAGAATGTCCGCGCCAGCTTCTACAAGTGCAGGAACACGTTCTTCATAATCACGTGTGTTGATTCCAGCGCCAACCACATAACGTTTGGAGGAATCAAGGAGTTCTAATTTGTTTTCTTTATTAGAATCATAATCTTTACGGAATACCATATGGACTAGGTGTTCGTTATCATCAACAAGTGGTAAGGCATTTAATTTATTGTCCCAAATAATGTTGTTTGCTTCTTTTAAAGTAGTTGCTTTATTTGCAGTGACTAATTTATCAAAAGGAGTCATGAAATCGGCAACTTTTTCGTCAGGGCTCATTCGCGTTACACGATAGTCGCGACTAGTTACGATTCCAAGTAATTTGCCATTTGCTGTACCATCTTCGGTAACTGCAACAGTAGAATGGCCTGTTTTTTCTTTTAAATCAAGGATATCTTGAAGGGTTTTGTCGGGACTAATATTGGAATCACTGATTACGAAGCCGGCTTTATGATTTTTAACACGAGAAACCATGGCAGCTTCACTTTCGATAGATTGTGAGCCGAAAATAAAGGATACGCCGCCTTCTGTAGCTAAGGCAATCCCCATATTATCATCAGAAACAGCTTGCATAATTGCAGAAACAAGCGGAATGTTCATTGTAATTGCCGATTCTTCACCTTTTTTAAATTTCACAATTGGTGTTTTTAAGCTAACATTAGTTGGTACACATTCAGCGGATGAGTAACCTGGAACAAGTAAAAACTCACTAAATGTGCGGGACGGTTCTTCAAAATAAAATGCCATTATCTCCACTCCTTCTTCTATTTGTTTTACATTTATAAAATACCTTTATTATTTCAAGAACTGGCATGAAAGTCAATGATAGATGTTGATTTTTTCAAGCTAAGTATAAACGTTTTCTTTTGAGATAATGGTGGAATATAATTAAGGTGCAATATATTTTGCGAAGGAGGTAATCAGGTGAGTGAAGAAAAATTGCTAGAACGAGGCTACCGCAAGTATCGTGGGGCTGAGATTGATGTTTATTTTAATACTAATGTTTGTGCACATGCGGGTAATTGTGTAAGAGGTAACAATGAACTATTTGATTTAGATAGAAAACCTTGGATTATGCCTGATAACGTGGAAAAAGAAGAAGTGAAACGTGTCATTCATACTTGTCCAAGTGGGGCGCTGCAATATATAGAAAAATAGGAGGGCGAAAATGGAGTATAGAAACGGCGAAAATAGAATTTATGCGATAAATGATCAAGGTGTTGAGGTTGGCGAGGTAACTTTTGTCCCAACAGGTGAAGATATGTTTATTATTGACCATACAGGAGTAGACGATGCGGCTCGGGGTCAAGGGATTGCGCAAGAACTTGTAAAACATGCGGTAGAAAAAGCAAAAGCAGAAGGAAAGAAAATTATTCCACTTTGCCCGTTTGCTAAAGCAGAATTTGCGAAAAAACCGGAGTATCAAGTAGTACAAGCGGATAAATAATATTATGTAGACTAGGTTTTGAACTTAGTCTACGTTTTTTTATGAATTATTTTAAAAATATCAGTTTTCTCTTCTTGACATCTTCTTCGTTTCAGTGTATCTTTAATTCACAGTAAACTTATAGGAATAATAGTATTACAATTTCTTATCAAGAGTGGTGGAGGGATTCGGCCCAGTGAAGCCCAGCAGCGGAGCGCAAGTTCTATGCTAAATCCGAACAGAAGTAACATTCTGGCAGATAAGTAGTAGCTTACAATTAGGCGCTTCGATTCTGACCAAAAAACAGAAGAAGCGTTATTTTATTAGCGCTAAAGAGGGGAGTTTTTGTTAGATGAAGAAATTTTTATTAGTAGCGGTTATCTCGGTTTTTGCTTTGGTGTTGACTGCTTGCGGAGGTTCTGGCGCTAGTTCAGACAAAGCGAACGGTTCAGGCAAGGCAAAAGATGGCGGCTCGATTATTATCGGAGTTGCAGGAGACCCAGAAGTTATCAATCCAAACTATGCTGGTGACCGTGTAACGCTAACAATTCAACAAGCTGTATACGCACCGCTTTTCTGGGAATCTGACGGAAAACCCGCACTTGCGAAAAGCTTAGATATTTCAGATGACAACTTAACTTACACTGTAAAACTTAAAGACGGTTTAACTTGGCATGACGGAAAACCGTTAACAGCAGATGATGTAGTATTTACAGTAGATTCCATTTTAGATACAAAACAAAATAGCCCGAATCGTGGTAACTTTGTTTTTGATGATAAACCTGTAAAAGTAGAAGCTGTGGATGATACAACAGTTAAATTCACTTTACCAACTGTTGCTCCAGCCTTTGAAAATACAATTAAAACTTTCTTCCCGATTCCAAAACACGTTTTTGACGGGGTAGCAAATATTGAGAAAAGTGATAAAAACAAAAATCCAATCGGTTCTGGACCATACAAATTTGTTGAATATAAAGCAGGCGAATATGTTTCCTTAGAAAGATTCAATGACTACTTTGATGGAAAACCAAAACTAGATAAAGTCACTTTCCGAATTACTAAAGATCAAAATGCGGCTAACTTAGCGCTTCAAAATGGCGAAATCAATTTAAAATCGATTCAACCATCTGATAGAAACAAAGTAGAAAAAGCTAGTGCGGTGAACATTATCACATATCCAGAAAATCGCTTAAGTTATGCTGTTTTCAATGAAAACCAACCAGCTCTTAAATCAAAAGAACTTCGCCAAGCATTATCTTACGCGCTTAATCGTGAAGATATCATTGAAGCGGCTTACGGTTCTGATGAGTATGCGAAACCTGCATCTTCTTTCCTAACAGAAAACACAAAATACTTCACTGACAAGGTAGAAACATATGACCAAGATATTGCCAAAGCAAAAGCATTAGTTAAAGAGAGCGGTTTTGATACAAATCAAAAACTAACTGTTTACTATTTAAACAACAGTAAATCTCAAGAAAGTATCGCGCTTTACTTGCAACAACAATATAAAGAAATCGGCGTGTCGCTTGATTTAAAACCAACTGATCCAAATGCGCTGAGCAATATTACGCTTGACCGTAAAAATGCTGATTACTCCATCGCGCTAAATGGTTATATTATGGGAAATGATCCTGATGCATACAAATCCTTATTCCTAAGCGATGCCCCTTACAACTATGCTAATTACCACAACAAAGATCTAGATGCGCTTTGGGCAAAAGGTGCTGTAACAGCTGATGATAAAGAACGTCAAGCAGTGTACGAAGATATTCAAAATACACTCGCAGACGATGCAGTGATTTATCCAATTTCTTATGACAATGCAGTACTTGCGCTTGATAGCCGTTATGGTGGACAAAAAGCTGCAACACCACAACCAGTAACAATGTTCCGTGATCTATCGAAATTATATTTAACGGAATAAGTAATTAAAAATTATTCGTAAAGAAATCTGACCTGCCAAGTTATTTTTGGTAGGCTCAGATTTTTACTTGTCATTTTTTGTGTTTTAGATAGGAGATAAATTATGCTAAAAACAATCACAAAACGCGTACTGCAAATTATTCCGATGCTATTTATTATCTCGATTATTTCATTTGCACTTATAAAATTAGCACCTGGTGACCCAGTGAATTCATTTGTTACACCTGATATGAATCCAGATGATGTAGAACGAATTCGCCAAAGCTTGGGACTGGACCAACCAATTTACATACAGTATTTTATTTGGCTTGGCAATTTGTTGCAAGGGAACTTAGGCTATTCAATTATCAATAGCCAACCAGTTTTACAGCAGATTTTGGAACGGATTCCAGCGACTCTTGGACTTGTTGGGACTTCACTTATTCTGACGCTTATACTTTCCATTCCACTTGGCTTAGTGGCAGCAAATTATGAAAATACATGGGTTGATAAAGTATTGAACGGAATTTCTTATATTGGGATTTCGATTCCGATTTTTTGGTTTGGGATGATTTTAATTGATGTATTTTCGATTCGGTTAGGCTGGCTCCCGAGTCTTGGAATGCGAACGATAGGGGTAGACTCATTTTGGGATATGGCGGAACATGCGATTTTGCCAGTAATTACGCTTACTTTCCAGGGATGTGCCGCATATTATCGTTATGTTAGATCGAATACTATTAACCAATTAAAAGAAGAATATGTGTTATTTGGTTATGCAAAAGGGCTTTCTAAAGTGCAAGTAATGGGGAATCATGTCTTAAAAAACTCGCTGCTGCCAGTAATTACCTTACTTGGAATGTCGCTGCCACAAGTTATCACCGGCGCATTTATTACGGAGAGTATTTTTTCGTGGCCAGGGATGGGCTCGCTTGGGATTAATGCAATTTTCCAATTAGATTATCCGGTTATTATGGCGATTACACTCTTTTCGGCGCTGTTATTAATTATCGGTAACTTGCTTGCTGATTTAGCTTATATGATTATCGATCCGCGGATTAGGGAAATGGGGTGAGGAATTCATGATGCGATTAGACTTTTCGAAAAAAACAATGCAGGAATTTGAGCGGGATGCAGAAGTGGTCCATGCTACTAGAGAGCGAACTTTTTGGCGCTATATGTTATCAGACCGACGTGCGATTTTTGCAACAGGAGTATTAATTTTTATTACGATTGCTTGTATCTTTGCGTTCCTATCGCCTTATGATCCCAATGCGCTTTCGATTCAAGATAAATTAATGCCACCAAACACGTCGCACTGGTTTGGTACAGATGATCATGGTCGGGATTACTTAACGCGTGTTTTATATGGCGGTCGGGTATCGCTTTTAGTTGGTGTATTTGCGATGATGATTGCGATTGTTGTTGGTACACTTGCAGGTACAGTTAGTGGTTATTTTGGCGGATTTATTGATAACATGGTGATGCGTTTCTTAGATATTTTTATGTCAATACCGTCGTTTTTCTTATTAATGATTTTGAATGCTTATTTAAAACCGGGAATTTCCAATATTATTATCATTATCGGTTTGTTATCTTGGATGGAAGTAGCGCGGATTGTCCGAGCTGAAACGCTAACGCTAAAAGAACGAGAATTCATTTTGTATTCCAAATCAGCAGGTGGCGGGTTTTTCCACATTATGTTTAAACATATTATTCCAAACGCGATGCCGTCAATTGTTGTAGCTGCGTCTCTAAATGTAGCAACAGCTATTTTAACTGAGTCAGCACTAAGTTTTCTAGGGCTTGGCGTACAGCAACCAAATGCTTCATGGGGGAGCATGCTGAACAATGCGCAAGGTTACGTTGGTGAAGCGACTTATTTAGCGCTATTCCCAGGATTACTAATATTAATGACGATTCTTTCGTTTAATGTGCTTGGTGATGTTTTGCGAAAAGGGTTATCACGTAGATACTAAAAAACCAGTAGATTCGCTCTACTGGTTTTTCACTTGGATAAATTTATAACTATAAGGTGAACCAAAAGCATGTTTTTGTACGCCGGTGATGTCTGTTCTTTGTAATACAGCAGTTTGATGTTGATAAAGCGGTAAAATTGCTGCGTCGTCATCTAGTAGGACTTTTTCGGAAGCTACAAATGCGTTCCAACGTTCTTCCGGTTTAGTTGCCAGTGTCGTGTCGGTTGATTTTACTAGTTTGTCATATTCTGGGCTGTTATAGCTCATATGATTGTTATAGTAATCGGATAAGAAAAGACTGCTATATGTCCACGGATCTTTGAAATCTGGCATCCAAGCGGCAAGTGATAAGTCGTAATCGCCATCAGCAGTTAGCTGTGTGGCGCTTTTTGATGGCATATTTTTCACTTTGATTGTAACGCCGGGAAGATTATCTTCAAACTGTGCTTTCAAATAAGCAAAAATTGTTTTAGTTGTTTCTTGGTCGTCGCCGAGCAGTTCAATCGTCACATTATTTGTCCCAAGTTCTTTTTGTGCTTGCTTCCAATATTTTAAAGCTTCTTCTTTGTTGTAAACTAAGTGATCGCCACTGTCTGTTCGGAAGTCTGCGCCAGTTGTTGGGTTTTGGACGAAATCTTTTGGAAGTAAACCGTTTGCTGGGAATGACCCGTCACCTAAGATTCGGTCGGTTAATTGTTTTTTATCAACAGATAAGTTAAGTGCGTGGCGCAAGGCGTTATTAGCTAGCGGTGTTGCTTTGCCGTCACGTTTTTGATTCATTCGCAAATAGCTTATAAGTGCATCTTTTTCGGTAAGGAAATCTTTTTTATCTTTATATTGTTTGGCAAAATCGCCTGAAAGTGGTGCGCGGTCAGCTTCGTTGGTGTTATAAAGATTCACGCCGGCATTAATGTCTTTCGCTACTTGAACATCAATTTCTTTCACTTTCACGTTATCTTTATCCCAGTAGTTATCATTTTTTGCGTAAGTCCATTTGTTGGTAATATTTCCACCCCAATCCTTCATTACGAAAGGACCATTGTACAAGGTGTGATCACTGTCTGTACCATATTTATCGCCTTGTTCCTTCACATAGCTTTCTTTTTGTGGGAAAAATGTTTCAAAAGAAAGGAGCGAAATAAAATATGGAACCGGTTTTTTAAGGGTGATTTCTAAGGTTGTGTCATCAGTTGCTACCGCGCCAAGTTCGGTTACGGGTAGTTTCCCTTCATTGATTTCGGTTGCGTTTTTAATAGAATCTTTGAATAAAGCAGAGTAGCCAGGTGCGGTTTTAGGATCGACGGCACGGCGCCACGCATAGACGAAATCATTGGCGGTTACTTGCGAGCCATCAGACCATTTTGCATCTTTCTTTAATTTGATAGTATATTTCGTTTGGTCAGCGCTGATTTTAGGCATGCCATCAGCAACCCCAGGAACAAAGTTATCTTTTTGATCGAGTGTATATAAGCCTTCAAAGACTTGATTTTGCGCGGTAAAACTAGCAAAATCTTCTTCAGCAGTTGTATTTAATGTTAGTAATTCACTTGTTTCAAGAAATTTAATTTTGTCCGGAGAAGTTTTCTCAGCTGACTTATTTGAATCATTTCCGCAGGCTGTAAGTAAAAGTAAGGTCAAAATGGCAATAAACGGTAGTGATTTTTTAAAATAGTGCATGATATTCTCCCCTTCTATCTGTGTATTTAAGGTTATTATAAGTATTCCGATAAGATAAGTCAAATTAATGATTTGTAAAAAACTGCTTGACGCGTAAAAAAACAAATGGTAAGATATTTCTTGCAAATAAGAATGATTACGTTTTGCGATGCGTAATTAATATTTTACACAGAATGGTTCTAAGGTTTAAATCGTAATCATTACGAAAAGAGGGATAATATGAAGAAATGGTCAGTTTTAGTTGTAACAGTAGTTGCCTTTGTTTTAATTTTAGCGGGATGTGGTGCAAGTGATGGAGAAGCTAGCGGAGACAAGGACAAGTTAAAAGTCGTGACAACCTTTTATCCGATGTATGATTTTACCAAAAATGTTGCTGGAGATAAGGCGTCGGTAGAAATGTTGATTGATGCAGGAACAGAACCTCATGATTATGAGCCGAGTGCAAAAGATATTGCCAAAATAGAAGCCGCAGATGTGTTTGTCTATAATAGCGCTGATATGGAGACATGGGTGCCAAGTATGCTCAAGAGTTTAGATTCCAAAAAGCTGACAGTAGTTGATGCGAGTAAAGACATTACGTTAGCAGAAGGAATTGAAGAAGGCGAAGAACACGACCATGAGCACGAGGAAGAAGCAGAACACCATCACGAACATGATCCGCACGTTTGGTTGAGCCCAGTTTTAGCCCAAAAAGAAGTTACTAACATTCAGCAAGGCCTAGAAAAAGCAGATAAATCAAATGCGAGTACATACAAAGCAGGTGCGGAAAAATATATTGAAAAATTAAAAGCACTTGATAGCGATTATAAAAAAGCTTTTGCAGGCGCAAAACAACGTGATTTCGTGACGCAACATGCGGCATTCCAATATTTAGCATTAGAGTATGATTTGCATCAAGTTGCGATTGCAGGATTATCACCAGATCAAGAGCCAAGCCCAGCACGCCTCGCAGAACTACAAAAATATATACAAGATAATCACATCAAAACAATTTATTTTGAAGAAGTTGCTTCTCCAAAAGTAGCAGAAACGCTTGCGAACGAAACAGGAGCGAATTTGGAAGTGTTAAGTCCAATTGAAGGAATAACTGCAGAAGAACAAGAAAAAGGGATGGATTACATCTCCTACATGCAACAAAATTTAAAAGCATTGCAAAAAACAATTAAATAAGGAAGCGATACGATGTCATACATTAATGTAAACAAGGTTCGGTTTAAATATGAAACAGAACCGGTCCTGGAAAACATTTCTTTTGAAGTGAATGCGGGAGAATTTATTATACTTACTGGAGAAAACGGAGCAGCTAAATCAACACTGCTCCGTATTATTTTGGGAATTTTGCAGCCAGATAAAGGTTCTGTCTCATTTGCTAAAAAGAACATAGCTGGTAAAAAACTCTTAACTGGCTATGTCCCACAACAAATTGCTTCATTCAATGCTGGTTTTCCAAGCACCGTTCTCGAATTAGTTAGATCGGGACGTTTTCCAAATGGTAAATGGTTTAAACGGCTAACTGAAAGAGATCACGAGCATGTGGAAAAGGCACTAAAATCAGTAGAAATGTGGGATTTTCGGTATAAACGAATTGGCGAATTATCTGGCGGGCAAAAACAGCGCATTTGTTTAGCGAGAATGTTTGCGATGGACCCAGATTTGTTGATTTTGGACGAACCTCAAACTGCTATGGATAAAAATAGTAAAATGCGATTTTATGAGTTACTTCATCATGAGGCCAAAGTGCATAATAAAGCGATTTTGATGGTTACACATGATAGTGAAGAATTAGAGGGATACGCCGATAAGCATATCAGACTTGTGCGAAGGGAGGATGTATCATGGAAATGTTTTTCTATGGATTTATGCAAAGAGCCTTCCAAGCGTCCATGATTATTGCAGTGATTGCACCGCTTTTAGGTGTGTTTTTAATTATTCGTAGGCAGTCCCTGATGGCCGATACACTTTCACATGTGTCGCTTGCTGGGGTTGCTTTTGGCTTGGTGTTAAATGTAAACCCAAGTGTGACGACGCTAATTGTAGTTGTCATTGCTGCTATGGGAATTGAGTACTTACGCGGGGTCTATGTGACTTATTCAGAATTATCCATTGCGATACTAATGGCTGGGGGGCTTGCGGTCGCGTTAGTACTAATGAGTCTGGATCAAGGTGGAATTACGACCAGTGTTCAACAATATTTATTTGGTTCAATTGTGACAATAAGTAAAGCGCAAGTGCAGATGCTAGTGATTCTAGGAGTTTCCATCGTTATTCTATTTCTTGCGTTCAAGCGTTTTATGTTTGTACTTACATTTAGTGAGGATGTTGCGCTTGCAGAAGGAGTTCCTGTCCGTTTAATCTCGTTATTATTTAGTGTAGTTACTGGGGTTGCCATTGCTTTTATTATGCCGATTGCGGGAGCTTTACTTGTGTCAGCGCTAATCATACTGCCAGCTGCAATCGGCATGCGCATTTCGAAAGGATTTCTAATGTGTGTTGTTAGTGCAATCTTAATTGGTTTACTTGGTATGTTTTCAGGACTTATTTCATCCTACCAACTTGGAACCCCGCCCGGTGCAACAATAACGTTAATGTTTATTTTGATATTTATTGTGGTTACAATTGTTCTAAAATTAGTGAGAAGATAGTTTTGCTTCCATTTTTAACGTCAGTAATTTGTGTAAACAAGCTGGCGTTTTTTTGGTGCGCCCATGTCTTTATAATCAATTTTCCTCTTAAAGATGAAACGAACACCAGTTCCGTGTTATAATTCAAAAGAATGATGAAGGAGGATGGTTGATGAAAGCTGTACAAATTTCGGTTAGGCGATTAGTAGAATTTGTTCTTAGAGGCGGGAGTATTGATAGCCGGATGACAAGTTCAGACCGAGCTTTAGAAGGAACAAAAATTCATCAATTACTCCAAAAATCAGCAGGAGAAGAATACCAGGCGGAAGTTAGTTTGAAACTCGATCGAACAGTGGATGGGGTTGTTTTTTTGCTGGATGGTCGCGCGGACGGGATTATTAATGAACAAACAATAGATGAAATTAAAACAACAGAAACAGTCATGGAAGAAATTACGGAAGATTTCAGACCGCTTCACTGGGCGCAACTTATTTGTTATGGGTTTATGCTTGCTGAAAAATCGGACCTTCCTGAGGTGACGCTTCAATTAACTTATTATCAAGTAGCAGATGAAGAAATCAAGCAATTTAGGCGTATAATGAGTCGTGAGGAAATGGGCGTTTTTGTAGATGATTTGCTTTCAAAGTATGCAGTTTGGGCGAAGATGTCTGCTGCTTGGGAGATGAAGCGAAACAAAACCATTCAGGAATTATCTTTTCCATATAATAGTTATAGACGTGGTCAAAGAGAACTTTCTATTGCAGTTTATCGGACGGCTGTTTCGGGTGAGAATTTGTTTTGTGAGGCGCCTACAGGGATTGGGAAAACAATGTCGACTTTATTTCCGGCAGTTAAAGCGATGGGTGAAGGTAAGACGGACAAAATTTTTTATTTTACTGCAAAGACAATTACGCGGCAGGTTGCTGAAGATGCACTAGATGAAATGCGCCGGAAAGGGCTTGCGGCAAGAAGTGTTACGATTACAGCGAAAGACAAAATATGTTTTTTAGATGAACGGAAATGTGAACCGGATCATTGTCAGTTTGCGCGTGGCTATTACGATCGTTTGAATGAGGCGCTGTTTGATTTGTTAGGTCAGGAAGAGGCGATTACTCGAACGGTTGTGGAGCAATATGCAAGAAAATATACACTTTGTCCTTTTGAATTATCACTTGATGTGGCGCTTTTTTGCGATGCGATTGTGTGTGATTATAATTATTTGTTCGACCCGGTAGTTTATTTGAAACGGTTTTTTAGTGAAGGACCCGGAAAGTATACATTTCTGGTGGATGAAGTGCATAATTTGGTGGACCGGGCGCGTTCGATGTTTTCGGCCACACTGCGGAAATCACTCGTAATGCAAGTGAAGCGACAATTAGATAAGAAACTACACAAACGACTTTGGAATGCAGTGAACGCAATGAATAAAGAAATGATTTCACTTAATAAGGAGCTAATCGAGTCAGGCGAAACTATTCATGTGAGTAAAGCAGACCTTGCTGAGTGGAACGAGTCCGTATTAAAATTCACCTTTGTCGCGAAAGAATGGTTACCGCAAAATACTCAATCAGAAACTCAATCAGATGTGTTGGAACTTTACTTTGAAAGCCTTCGATATGTGAAAATTGCTGAGCTTTATGATGAACGATATACGACCCAGATTACTCGTACTCATTCGGATTTGGAAATAAAACAACTGTGCTTAGATCCAGCCTTCTTACTATCTGAAAAACTGAAACTCGGGGCTAGTTCGGTACTTTTTTCAGCCACACTTCGGCCTATTGATTATTATACAAATGTGCTTGGTGGAGAGGAAGATACGAGTCGGATGGTTTTTAGCTCGCCTTTTGAACAACAGAATATGCATTTATTAGTAGCTGATAATATTAGTACCAAATACCAAATGCGTGATCAAAGTTTAGCGAGCGTAGTCGAAGCATTAGCCGCACTTATAGCAGGAAAAAAAGGGAATTATTTGTTTTTCTTCCCATCTTTTCAGTATTTGCAAAATGTATATGATTTATTTAGGGAGAAATATCCGGAAATCGTTGTACGGAAGCAGGAAGGCGCGATGGATGAAGAACAGCGAGAAGCCTTTTTGGAAGCATTTAAAGCCGGAAATTCAGAAACTTTAGTAGGATTTTGTGTGTTAGGTGGTGTTTTTTCAGAAGGGATAGATTTGCGCGGGGAACGGCTGATTGGCGCAGCGATTGTAGGTGTCGGATTGGCGCAACTTAATCCAGAATCTGACTTAATTAAAGATTATTATAATGAAACAATTGGTCAAGGTTTTGACTACGCATATCAGCTCCCTGGAATGAATAAGGTGCTTCAAGCTGTAGGACGAGTAATTCGCGGCGAAAGTGACCGAGGTGTCGTCTTGCTGATAGATGAACGTTTTTCGGCTAGTCGTTATCGGACATTGTTCCCAGCACACTGGAATCACGCGAAAATCGTCAAAAACACCAAAGAAATTACTGAGCAAGTAACCGAATTTTGGCGAAATAACTAGTTTTCTAGTAGAATGAGAGTAATTAGTCAGTTTTTGGGAGGAAATTATGTATAAAATTATTGCAATAGATATTGATGGCACATTATTAAATGATGCGCACAAAATTACACCAGCAGTTCGTGACGCTATTAAAGCCGCAAAAGAAAAAGGTGCAAAAGTAGTATTATGCACTGGTCGCCCACTTGCTGGAATTAAGCAAAGTTTGCTGGAACTGGACCTTTTGGACGCCGGAGACTATGCCATTACTTTTAACGGAGCAGTCGTTTTAGAAACCGCTTCTGAAAAAACATTAGCAGACATAACGCTTAATAAAACCGAATTGGAGGAAATTTATACGTTTTGTCATGCAGAAGATGTAAATGTCACTTATTTTGACGGGAAAAAGATGTATGTGCCGAGTCGTAAAATAACCGAAATTACGTGTCAGGATTCCTTGTTACTACAAACTCCGCTTTATCATTTGCCGGTTGAGGAAGCGCCTGACTCTATTCATGTATCTAAAGTTATGCTACTTGATTCCCCTGAAAAAATCACGAATGTCATAAAAAAATTACCAACAACCTTAAAAGAAAAATTTTATATCGTTCGTAGTGTTCCTTATAACTTGGAATTCTTGCAAAAAG from the Listeria seeligeri serovar 1/2b str. SLCC3954 genome contains:
- a CDS encoding metal ABC transporter permease; the protein is MEMFFYGFMQRAFQASMIIAVIAPLLGVFLIIRRQSLMADTLSHVSLAGVAFGLVLNVNPSVTTLIVVVIAAMGIEYLRGVYVTYSELSIAILMAGGLAVALVLMSLDQGGITTSVQQYLFGSIVTISKAQVQMLVILGVSIVILFLAFKRFMFVLTFSEDVALAEGVPVRLISLLFSVVTGVAIAFIMPIAGALLVSALIILPAAIGMRISKGFLMCVVSAILIGLLGMFSGLISSYQLGTPPGATITLMFILIFIVVTIVLKLVRR
- a CDS encoding metal ABC transporter ATP-binding protein, which translates into the protein MSYINVNKVRFKYETEPVLENISFEVNAGEFIILTGENGAAKSTLLRIILGILQPDKGSVSFAKKNIAGKKLLTGYVPQQIASFNAGFPSTVLELVRSGRFPNGKWFKRLTERDHEHVEKALKSVEMWDFRYKRIGELSGGQKQRICLARMFAMDPDLLILDEPQTAMDKNSKMRFYELLHHEAKVHNKAILMVTHDSEELEGYADKHIRLVRREDVSWKCFSMDLCKEPSKRP
- a CDS encoding peptide ABC transporter substrate-binding protein; amino-acid sequence: MHYFKKSLPFIAILTLLLLTACGNDSNKSAEKTSPDKIKFLETSELLTLNTTAEEDFASFTAQNQVFEGLYTLDQKDNFVPGVADGMPKISADQTKYTIKLKKDAKWSDGSQVTANDFVYAWRRAVDPKTAPGYSALFKDSIKNATEINEGKLPVTELGAVATDDTTLEITLKKPVPYFISLLSFETFFPQKESYVKEQGDKYGTDSDHTLYNGPFVMKDWGGNITNKWTYAKNDNYWDKDNVKVKEIDVQVAKDINAGVNLYNTNEADRAPLSGDFAKQYKDKKDFLTEKDALISYLRMNQKRDGKATPLANNALRHALNLSVDKKQLTDRILGDGSFPANGLLPKDFVQNPTTGADFRTDSGDHLVYNKEEALKYWKQAQKELGTNNVTIELLGDDQETTKTIFAYLKAQFEDNLPGVTIKVKNMPSKSATQLTADGDYDLSLAAWMPDFKDPWTYSSLFLSDYYNNHMSYNSPEYDKLVKSTDTTLATKPEERWNAFVASEKVLLDDDAAILPLYQHQTAVLQRTDITGVQKHAFGSPYSYKFIQVKNQ
- a CDS encoding metal ABC transporter substrate-binding protein, with the protein product MKKWSVLVVTVVAFVLILAGCGASDGEASGDKDKLKVVTTFYPMYDFTKNVAGDKASVEMLIDAGTEPHDYEPSAKDIAKIEAADVFVYNSADMETWVPSMLKSLDSKKLTVVDASKDITLAEGIEEGEEHDHEHEEEAEHHHEHDPHVWLSPVLAQKEVTNIQQGLEKADKSNASTYKAGAEKYIEKLKALDSDYKKAFAGAKQRDFVTQHAAFQYLALEYDLHQVAIAGLSPDQEPSPARLAELQKYIQDNHIKTIYFEEVASPKVAETLANETGANLEVLSPIEGITAEEQEKGMDYISYMQQNLKALQKTIK